CTGTTCTCCATCGAGAAGGCGACCTTTTCGAGGTTTATTTCCCTGCCAAGAGACCCTACTGCGACAACGTTCTCAATCTTGGTTTTGTAAGTTGTTGGGGTCTTCACGCCGACTTTCTTAAGCATTTTCAGGATTTTCCCTATCCCTTCCTCGGCGTCTTTCAAGCTCTTTGAGCCGACGCAGACGATTGTGCCCGACCTGAATATGAGGGCGGTGATTTTTGGGTCCTCGAGGCGCATGACAAGCCCAGGGAAGGCCTCTGGCTCATACTCTGCTGACTCAAAGGTCTCTGCAATCTGTATCAGCGGAAGAGTCGCATCGATACTTGTTGAAACTACTACATTTTGCACTTTTATGTCCATTAGTATATATACTAAAAATACTTAAAGGTTATATCTTCCAAAAAATATAGCACTCCTAAGTTGTAATTATTGCCCAAAAAAGCCCTATTTAAAGCCCCATGGCGAGGATTATTATTACCATGCACCTAACTCTGCCTTTCGGCGCAAAAAAGAAAGGGGGCAATTCGAACAAATATTGTTCTCTTGAGGAAGCCACAAGTGCGGTTGGCTATTCCCTTCCGCAGAATGCAAGCGCTGCAGGCGAACTTCTTGTCGCTGCCGGGCTTGCTTGTTATGGCGGCTGTCCCCTGAATGTTGTAGCGTTGCCTATGGGAATACATGCAATAGGGCGGGGCTTGGAGTCCCTGAACATGGATAAAGCCCGTAAAATGCTCATGGAATACCCCAATAACGCCCGCGAATCGTTCAATGAAATCATAAAGCGTGCAGAGCCGGGCATCCTGAACACTCTTGGCTCTTTGATGGAGGTGGGGCTTGGGGTGGTTATTGCCGCAAAAGACACTGCCTACGGCCTGTCGGATGCTGCAGGGCTTCTCCTCGGCGGAGAACTGGTTATTGATGGGGCCTATGGAGTGTACCAGTCAATTGGAGCCCACAAACTCGTGGACAACATAAGGCAGCTTTCTCCCTATAAATCAAATGGGCTGTTATAGCTTCAGATCATGCGTGTGTTCAGCCAGGCATCTATGGAGGATTTCAAGCGGGGCAGGTCTTCGTCCAGATTTTTTCGCGTCCGATCCTCGTCAAAATATGGCTCTCCCGTAAGTCTTTCAAAGGCCTGGTTTGCTAATCTGGCCTTTAAGCAGATAAGGTCTGCATATTCAGCAGGAGTAGTGCCTAACTCCTCCATCCTTAGGGGCATATTCTCAGAATTGAGTATCTTGCCCATGTCCTTTGCATCAAGCGTGTTTAGCGAAAAGGCCAAAATATCCTTCTCAAAAGGGTAGGTAAAGTTCCTGCCGGAATTGG
The sequence above is drawn from the Candidatus Aenigmatarchaeota archaeon genome and encodes:
- a CDS encoding TATA-box-binding protein; translation: MDIKVQNVVVSTSIDATLPLIQIAETFESAEYEPEAFPGLVMRLEDPKITALIFRSGTIVCVGSKSLKDAEEGIGKILKMLKKVGVKTPTTYKTKIENVVAVGSLGREINLEKVAFSMENSEYEPENFPGLICRLEEYNTSFLVFSSGSIVCVGAKKISEAKEGLQKIEKVLAKYA